The Notolabrus celidotus isolate fNotCel1 unplaced genomic scaffold, fNotCel1.pri scaffold_300_arrow_ctg1, whole genome shotgun sequence genome window below encodes:
- the LOC117809476 gene encoding saxitoxin and tetrodotoxin-binding protein 1-like yields the protein MMSVLKGAMLLLLLAAVSTNAAPEDCDGLNKTVPAADLHKVYGDWVLDWAVTGSQWIFMKNITNSHVELRPLPGNSTVSYVERNRFHDGSCIVYNSTLQNLSDDNKLDVVVMTEEKDGVVTPFEDSAKVEFLETCPECMMMVYRGNVGGFLLHYRREGQHQDLKKNSESHSDFQKLAGCLGLLQDSVFIHKGADGLHHSRMMSVLKGAMLLLLLAAVSTNAAPEDCDGLNKTVPAADLYKVYGDWVLVWSVSSSRSVNTQNLSNSCVELRPLPGNKTMYFKEWNRFLSLRPALSAWRWSTEGSSEISSLSTGGRAIIRTWRRTQSPTVISRNWPGVWESLRTESSSTEELKISVRSRLPRLPRLPRLPLNSPERGRRVELRKRLSRCDSHKANKHETQNLDVFLHVIDKLNY from the exons ATGATGAGCGTACTGAAGGGAgcgatgctgctgctgctgctggcggCCGTCAGCACCAACGCAGCGCCCGAGGACTGTGACGGTCTCAACAAAACCGTGCCAGCTGCAGACCTGCACAAG GTTTATGGGGACTGGGTTCTGGACTGGGCCGTCACTGGCAGTCAGTGGATTTTCATGAAGAACATCACCAACTCCCACGTGGAGCTGCGTCCGCTCCCTGGCAACAGCACCGTCTCATACGTAGAGAGGAACCGCTTCCA TGACGGTTCATGTATCGTGTACAACTCAACTCTGCAGAATCTCTCTGATGACAACAAACTGGACGTTGTCGTCATGA ccgAGGAGAAAGACGGCGTTGTGACTCCATTCGAAGACTCGGCCAAAGTGGAGTTCCTCGAGACGTGCCCTGAGTGCATGATGATGGTCTACAGAGGCAACGTGGGAGGCTTCCTTCTTCactaca ggagGGAGGGCCAACATCAGGACTTAAAGAAGAACTCAGAGTCCCACAGTGATTTCCAGAAACTGGCCGGGTGTCTGGGACTCCTTCAGGACAGCGTGTTCATCCACAAAGGAGCTGATG GACTCCATCACAGCAGGATGATGAGCGTACTGAAGGGAgcgatgctgctgctgctgctggcggCCGTCAGCACCAACGCAGCGCCCGAGGACTGTGACGGTCTCAACAAAACCGTGCCAGCTGCAGACCTGTACAAG GTTTACGGGGACTGGGTTCTGGTCTGGTCTGTTTCTAGCAGCCGGTCGGTCAACACACAGAACCTCTCCAACTCCTGCGTGGAGCTGCGTCCGCTCCCTGGCAACAAGACCATGTACTTCAAGGAGTGGAACCGCTTCCT TTCGTTGAGACCTGCCCTGAGTGCTTGGAGATGGTCTACAGAGGGGTCTTCTGAGATTTCCTCCTTAtctaca GGAGGGAGGGCCATCATCAGGACTTGGAGAAGAACTCAGAGTCCCACGGTGATTTCCAGAAACTGGCCGGGTGTCTGGGAATCCCTCAGGACAGAAAGTTCATCCACAGAGGAGCTGAAG aTTTCTGTCAGAAGCCGTCTCCCCCGTCTCCCCCGTCTCCCCCGTCTCCCCCTGAACAGTCCTGAGAGAGGACGCCGGGTGGAGTTGAGGAAACGTCTGAGCAGATGTGACAGTCACAAAGCGAATAAACACGAAACTCAAAACCTGGATGTGTTTCTTCATGTTAtagataaattaaattattaa